The following coding sequences are from one Panicum hallii strain FIL2 chromosome 5, PHallii_v3.1, whole genome shotgun sequence window:
- the LOC112893094 gene encoding uncharacterized protein LOC112893094, whose protein sequence is NTVSSSPGPAPPMNSSSRTWPFGEPHGCDGDGCASNLDTWPLHHAYRRGERCRLCSSCILLSDRSVYCCCCFLLITSPSFHYDDDDPLMAPPGPTVTCQVCCSAVAHLACLYELYPAGYGVFVCPACSAAEEGRPFTYAPPCRQPLDARAARVLLLGARMALALLQREAAAARAEAERLAREAGEARRRAYRALREALGVDTQEAAWYFNADQPPVVPTQAPENNRPAAPEQCRETNIVDAPQPHEDHLAASEAGSQANMEDALLVQRYAMPPLAGLTIGTGCAMAVAMAPAESSHTPPWSSWSLPPFGAHEVTKTAAESSKSSRACPAPPRTLDLFSIREMAMAAAEAARASPPAPRTLQLFPADKPSASPKMQRTLQLFEDKIPDDEEEM, encoded by the coding sequence AACACCGTTTCCTCTTCTCCCGGCCCAGCGCCTCCGATGAATTCCTCGTCCAGGACGTGGCCATTCGGGGAGCCCCACGGCTGCGACGGCGACGGCTGCGCCTCCAACCTGGACACCTGGCCACTACACCACGCGTACCGCCGCGGCGAGCGCTGCCGCCTCTGCAGCTCCTGCATCCTCCTCTCGGATCGCTCGgtctactgctgctgctgcttcctaCTCATcacctcgccgtcgttccactACGACGATGACGACCCCCTCATGGCCCCACCCGGCCCGACCGTCACCTGCCAAGTCTGCTGCAGTGCAGTCGCGCACCTGGCCTGCCTCTATGAGCTCTATCCCGCCGGCTACGGCGTCTTCGTCTGCCCCGCCTGCAGCGCGGCCGAGGAGGGGAGGCCCTTCACCTACGCGCCGCCCTGCAGGCAGCCGCTCGACGCGCGCGCCGCGAGGGTGCTCCTGCTGGGGGCGCGGATGGCGCTGGCGCTTCTGCAGCGGGAAGCGGCCGCGGCGCGTGCCGAGGCGGAGCGGCTGGCCCGGGAGGCCGGCgaggcgcggaggagggcgTACCGCGCCCTCAGAGAGGCCCTCGGCGTCGACACGCAGGAGGCGGCCTGGTACTTCAACGCCGACCAGCCGCCGGTGGTGCCAACGCAGGCCCCCGAGAATAATCGCCCGGCGGCGCCGGAACAATGCAGGGAAACGAACATCGTGGACGCGCCGCAGCCCCACGAGGATCACCTGGCAGCGTCTGAAGCAGGCAGTCAGGCGAACATGGAGGACGCGCTGCTGGTGCAGCGCTACGCGATGCCACCTCTGGCCGGGCTAACCATCGGCACGGGGTGCGCCATGGCGGTGGCAATGGCTCCCGCCGAGTCCAGCCACACGCCACCGTGGTCGTCCTGGTCGCTGCCGCCGTTCGGCGCCCATGAGGTGACAAAGACAGCCGCCGAGTCCTCAAAGTCCTCAAGGGcttgccccgcgccgccgcggacgcTGGACCTGTTCAGCATCAGGGAGATGGCGATGGCTGCCGCCGAGGCCGCCAGGGCcagcccgccggcgccgcggacgCTGCAGCTGTTCCCGGCCGACAAGCCCAGCGCCAGCCCCAAGATGCAGCGGACGCTGCAGCTGTTCGAGGATAAGATTCCGGATGATGAGGAGGAGATGTAA
- the LOC112893093 gene encoding CBL-interacting protein kinase 1, whose protein sequence is MVKGEAEAECTRASLLGRYEIGRTLGEGNFGKVKYARHIATGAHFAIKILDRSKILSLRINDQIRREIGTLKLLKHPNVVRLHEVAASKTKIYMVLEFVNGGELFDKIAVKGKLSEHEGRRLFQQLIDGVSYCHDKGVYHRDLKPENVLVDRKGNIKISDFGLSALPQHLGNDGLLHTTCGSPNYIAPEVLQNRGYDGSLSDIWSCGVILYVMLVGYLPFDDRNLVVLYQKIFKGDCQIPKWLSPAAQDLLRKILEPNPMKRINITGIKEHEWFKKDYVPAVPYDDDEDLLPSSVLPIKEPIDESAQEKPTHINAFQLIGMASSLDLSGFFEEEDVAQRKIRFTSTHSPKDLFDKIENVVTEMGFKVHRGPRKLKILKNCKASKNSRSPASFLVCIEVFELGPSLYVVELKKSHGDSILYRQLCERLSDELGVCKTEEIMRTESLGDSDMSSLDGEALPLSGF, encoded by the exons ATGGTGAagggcgaggcggaggcggagtgCACGCGGGCGTCGCTGCTGGGGAGGTATGAGATCGGGCGCACCCTTGGGGAGGGCAACTTCGGCAAGGTGAAGTACGCGCGCCACATCGCCACCGGCGCCCACTTCGCCATCAAGATCCTCGACCGCAGCAAGATCCTCTCGCTCCGCATCAACGACCAG ATAAGGAGGGAGATCGGGACACTGAAGCTGCTCAAGCACCCGAATGTCGTCCGCCTGCACGAG GTTGCTGCTAGCAAAACGAAGATTTACATGGTGCTTGAGTTCGTCAACGGCGGCGAGCTCTTTGACAAGATT GCTGTAAAGGGGAAACTGTCTGAACATGAGGGAAGGAGGCTTTTCCAGCAGCTAATTGACGGCGTGAGCTATTGCCATGATAAAGGTGTCTACCACAGGGATCTTAAG CCAGAGAACGTTCTTGTTGATCGGAAGGGCAACATCAAGATCTCCGACTTCGGCCTTAGTGCTCTACCTCAGCATCTCGGG AATGATGGACTTCTGCACACAACATGTGGCAGCCCCAATTACATCGCTCCTGAG GTTTTGCAAAATAGAGGTTACGATGGCTCCTTGTCGGATATCTGGTCTTGTGGGGTAATCCTATATGTAATGCTTGTTGGTTACCTTCCCTTCGATGACAGGAATCTTGTTGTTCTTTATCAGAAG ATTTTCAAGGGAGACTGTCAGATCCCAAAGTGGCTTTCACCTGCTGCACAGGACCTTCTTAGGAAGATTCTTGAACCAAATCCGATGAAAAGGATCAACATCACGGGCATCAAAGAGCATGAGTGGTTTAAGAAGGACTACGTTCCTGCTGTTCCATACGATGACGATGAAGATTTACTTCCTAGTTCAGTTCTCCCAATCAAAGAG CCAATTGATGAATCAGCACAAGAAAAGCCTACTCATATCAACGCTTTTCAGCTGATCGGAATGGCTTCGTCCCTTGATCTTTCTGGTTTCTTCGAGGAAGAG GACGTGGCTCAAAGAAAGATTCGGTTCACATCAACACATTCACCCAAGGATTTATTTGACAAGATTGAGAATGTCGTGACAGAGATGGGATTCAAAGTCCATAGGGGACCAAGGAAG CTCAAAATATTGAAAAATTGCAAAGCTTCCAAGAACTCGAGGAGTCCCGCATCATTTTTGGTGTGCATTGAG GTGTTTGAGCTAGGACCATCTTTATATGTCGTAGAACTGAAGAAATCCCATGGAGATTCTATATTGTATAGACAG CTGTGTGAGAGGCTCTCAGATGAGCTGGGGGTGTGCAAGACAGAGGAGATTATGAGGACAGAATCGCTGGGTGACTCAGATATGTCGAGCCTTGATGGCGAAGCACTACCTTTGTCTGGTTTCTGA